Proteins encoded in a region of the Marinobacter arenosus genome:
- a CDS encoding XrtA/PEP-CTERM system exopolysaccharide export protein, producing MSRMYSLPGLALLLTVTLISGCAGHSPSSRDKIQRALSVNTATSVEEYVLGATDVVKVSVWRNEDLSIEVPVRPDGKISVPLVGDVQASGRTPQALADDIESSLARYIRQPQVSIVVTSMGSHEYTDRVRVTGAVEQPVSVPHRAGMTVLDVVLGAGGTTPFAALNKSMLYRKVDGEVIAIPVRLEDILNNGDVATNYAIRPGDILSIPERNF from the coding sequence ATGTCACGGATGTACTCCCTTCCAGGGCTTGCCCTGTTGTTGACGGTTACCCTGATTTCAGGATGCGCCGGTCACTCACCCTCATCCAGAGACAAAATTCAACGGGCGCTGAGTGTCAATACGGCGACCAGTGTTGAAGAATATGTTCTCGGAGCCACGGACGTCGTTAAGGTCTCGGTCTGGCGTAATGAAGATCTCAGTATCGAGGTGCCGGTTCGTCCTGATGGCAAGATTTCCGTTCCTCTCGTTGGTGATGTGCAGGCAAGTGGTCGAACACCGCAGGCGCTTGCCGATGATATCGAAAGTAGCCTGGCACGTTACATCCGCCAACCTCAGGTCAGCATTGTCGTAACATCGATGGGTAGCCACGAGTACACCGATCGAGTGAGAGTCACCGGTGCTGTTGAGCAACCTGTATCGGTGCCGCACCGGGCAGGAATGACCGTGCTTGATGTTGTGCTTGGTGCTGGCGGCACGACGCCCTTTGCGGCCCTCAATAAATCCATGCTTTACCGAAAAGTTGACGGCGAGGTTATCGCCATTCCGGTTCGCCTGGAAGACATATTGAACAATGGTGATGTCGCAACAAATTACGCGATTCGGCCGGGAGATATTCTTAGTATTCCGGAGCGGAATTTCTAA
- a CDS encoding TIGR03013 family XrtA/PEP-CTERM system glycosyltransferase, with amino-acid sequence MAHVRLFRHYIHLPFVILGLIDFLVLVFSFLLAVFFRYFGDAGFFLDNLAFLLPSAVVFAAVNLLVMISIGVHQARLEEGMSGMMLRTILALIVGVPVAGFTYLLASEWLWYLGSSGVLTAASVFGFFMLGIVRSVFFAIAGKDAFKRKVLVLGSGFRANQLLEDLKTPFNRKGFSLSGFVPLPGEQREVPEEHLIYPATTLQQYIHKHPVSEIVVAVDDRRKGLPMEDLLECKMEGVKIVDGATFYERESRKVALEMISHGWLVFSDGFSVSSVFGIGKRSLDILAATALLIAGLPFMILTAIAIKIEDGLKSPVFYSQERVGLNGQVFKVHKFRSMVTDAERNGAVWASKNDARVTRVGEFIRKVRIDELPQIFNVLNGTMAFVGPRPERPVFVQQLSEKIPFYSERHRVKPGVTGWAQLCFAYADNEEDTREKLRYDLYYIKNQSLLLDLLIIIQTVEVVLFKKGSR; translated from the coding sequence GTGGCCCACGTCAGGCTGTTCCGGCATTATATACACCTCCCCTTCGTTATTCTGGGCCTGATTGATTTCCTGGTATTGGTCTTCAGCTTTCTGCTGGCTGTATTTTTTCGCTATTTTGGCGACGCCGGGTTTTTTCTGGACAATCTGGCCTTCCTGCTTCCTTCCGCCGTGGTCTTTGCTGCCGTCAACCTCCTGGTCATGATCTCTATCGGGGTCCATCAGGCCAGACTGGAAGAGGGCATGTCGGGAATGATGCTGAGGACGATCCTTGCGCTGATCGTGGGTGTACCCGTTGCCGGCTTCACCTATCTGCTTGCCAGTGAGTGGCTGTGGTACCTCGGCTCGAGCGGCGTACTGACGGCGGCCTCGGTGTTCGGATTTTTTATGTTGGGAATCGTGCGCTCCGTTTTCTTTGCCATTGCGGGCAAAGACGCGTTCAAGCGCAAGGTTCTTGTCCTTGGCTCGGGGTTTCGTGCAAATCAACTCCTCGAGGACTTGAAAACACCTTTCAACCGAAAAGGCTTCAGTCTCAGTGGCTTTGTACCCCTACCCGGGGAGCAGAGGGAGGTTCCGGAAGAACACCTGATCTATCCGGCTACGACTTTGCAGCAATACATCCACAAGCACCCCGTCAGTGAGATCGTCGTGGCCGTTGACGATCGAAGGAAAGGGCTTCCGATGGAGGATTTGCTGGAGTGCAAGATGGAGGGTGTAAAAATTGTTGACGGTGCGACCTTCTACGAGCGGGAGTCCCGTAAGGTGGCCCTGGAAATGATTTCCCACGGGTGGTTGGTGTTTTCCGATGGGTTCTCTGTGTCCTCTGTATTTGGCATCGGGAAACGGTCGCTGGATATTCTTGCAGCGACCGCACTGCTGATTGCCGGCTTGCCATTCATGATTCTGACCGCAATCGCTATCAAGATCGAAGATGGATTGAAATCACCGGTTTTCTACAGCCAGGAGCGGGTTGGTTTGAATGGGCAGGTGTTCAAAGTGCATAAATTCCGTTCGATGGTTACAGACGCTGAGAGGAATGGAGCCGTATGGGCCAGCAAGAACGACGCTCGCGTTACGCGGGTGGGGGAGTTTATTCGCAAGGTTCGAATCGACGAGTTGCCTCAGATCTTCAATGTATTGAACGGCACCATGGCCTTTGTCGGCCCCCGGCCAGAGCGGCCGGTATTTGTTCAGCAACTCTCGGAAAAAATACCGTTCTACAGTGAGAGGCATCGTGTGAAGCCGGGAGTCACCGGATGGGCCCAACTCTGCTTCGCCTATGCTGATAATGAAGAAGATACGCGGGAAAAACTTCGCTATGACCTCTATTACATCAAGAATCAAAGCCTGCTTCTTGATTTGTTGATTATAATTCAGACAGTCGAAGTGGTATTGTTCAAAAAAGGATCAAGGTAG
- a CDS encoding bifunctional 2-methylcitrate dehydratase/aconitate hydratase: MTDNSDKNERPEFDEVLQTIADYVLDYAIDSAEAWRTARYCLMDTLGCGLLALRFPECAKHLGPIVEGTVVPHGARVPGTSFRLDPVKAAWDIGCTIRWLDYNDTWLAAEWGHPSDNLGGILAVADHLSQRRVAQGQAPLTMRSVLEAMIMAHEIQGILALENSFNRVGLDHVVLVKVASTAVTAKLMGARREELLSALSHAWVDGQSLRTYRHAPNAGSRKSWAAGDATSRAVRLADIALRGEMGIPGVLTASQWGFYDVSFSKTNKDQKLKPDGERRFTLPRSFGSYVMENILFKVSFPAEFHAQTAVEAAVTLHPEVQARIEDIDKVVITTHESAIRIISKQGALANPADRDHCLQYMVAVPLIFGSLTADHYEDSFHEAHPIIDDLRDKMEVVEEPRYSKEYLEPEKRSIANAVQVFFKDGSSTEKVAVEYPIGHRRRREESIPLLEEKFSANLRTRFPTHRARQIVESFADHEVLEGMPVHLFMDQFVI; the protein is encoded by the coding sequence ATGACCGACAACAGCGATAAGAACGAGCGCCCGGAGTTTGATGAAGTCCTTCAGACCATCGCCGACTATGTGCTGGATTACGCCATAGACAGTGCCGAAGCCTGGCGAACCGCCCGATACTGCCTCATGGATACCCTTGGCTGTGGCCTGCTGGCCCTTCGTTTCCCCGAGTGCGCAAAGCATCTGGGGCCTATTGTGGAGGGCACCGTGGTCCCCCATGGTGCTCGGGTTCCCGGTACGTCATTTCGTCTGGATCCCGTCAAAGCGGCCTGGGATATTGGCTGCACCATTCGTTGGCTTGACTACAACGATACCTGGCTGGCAGCGGAATGGGGGCACCCCTCGGACAATCTCGGCGGCATCCTGGCCGTGGCAGACCATCTATCCCAAAGACGGGTTGCTCAGGGGCAAGCGCCGCTGACCATGCGCTCTGTTCTCGAGGCCATGATTATGGCGCACGAAATACAGGGAATTCTTGCCCTGGAGAACTCCTTCAACCGGGTGGGCCTCGATCACGTTGTACTGGTAAAAGTCGCTTCGACAGCGGTTACCGCGAAACTGATGGGGGCGAGGAGGGAGGAACTGCTCTCTGCGCTTTCTCACGCCTGGGTTGACGGTCAGAGCCTGAGAACCTATCGGCACGCACCTAACGCGGGCTCTCGAAAATCCTGGGCTGCAGGGGATGCAACCTCGAGAGCTGTTCGTCTTGCGGACATTGCGTTGCGCGGGGAGATGGGGATTCCCGGGGTATTGACGGCCTCTCAATGGGGGTTCTATGACGTTTCGTTCAGTAAAACCAACAAGGATCAGAAGCTAAAGCCGGATGGCGAACGCCGATTCACGCTGCCGCGCTCGTTCGGGTCTTATGTGATGGAGAACATCCTCTTCAAGGTTTCGTTTCCTGCCGAATTTCATGCCCAGACCGCCGTTGAGGCTGCAGTCACGTTGCACCCTGAGGTTCAGGCCAGAATCGAGGATATCGACAAGGTGGTCATCACGACCCATGAGTCTGCGATTCGAATCATTTCCAAACAAGGTGCACTGGCCAATCCGGCGGATCGCGATCACTGTCTCCAATACATGGTCGCGGTGCCCTTGATATTTGGCAGTCTGACCGCCGATCACTACGAGGACAGCTTTCACGAAGCCCATCCGATCATTGATGACCTGCGCGACAAAATGGAGGTTGTCGAAGAACCTCGATATTCGAAAGAGTATCTTGAGCCCGAAAAGCGCTCCATTGCCAATGCTGTCCAGGTCTTCTTCAAGGACGGCAGCAGTACCGAGAAGGTGGCCGTGGAATATCCGATTGGCCATCGCCGGCGCCGGGAGGAAAGTATTCCTCTGCTGGAGGAGAAATTCAGCGCTAACCTCCGTACCCGGTTCCCGACCCATAGGGCCAGGCAGATCGTGGAAAGCTTCGCTGATCATGAGGTACTGGAGGGCATGCCCGTGCACTTGTTCATGGACCAGTTCGTGATTTGA
- a CDS encoding THxN family PEP-CTERM protein: MTHSPFKLLLWSSAFASGLAVASPIEISDVTGTWINVTPGAPVVSGLNTDTVKWGNSTPDYQSGYSFTGTAASAVHTSDGEAFALGEFTHFNHPIGGTPLTGAELKVSATVNFNGVYQLLESVFQFDHWETVNTPAEGQACGNGESRESTLNQYGCADRVTLALNPSSSSYYSFGSRQYYLDITGFFQDGELAHALWTQERTTSTSLLSGIIRSSALEVPEPSSFLLVVLSLLGFLSRKVWRRA; encoded by the coding sequence ATGACACATTCTCCCTTTAAATTATTGCTATGGAGCTCGGCTTTTGCTTCGGGCCTGGCGGTCGCGTCGCCCATTGAAATCTCAGATGTTACTGGGACCTGGATAAACGTGACACCCGGTGCCCCGGTGGTCTCAGGCCTGAACACGGATACCGTCAAGTGGGGTAACTCCACCCCCGATTACCAGAGTGGCTATTCGTTCACCGGCACTGCCGCCTCGGCGGTTCACACCAGCGACGGAGAAGCGTTTGCCCTGGGTGAGTTCACGCATTTCAACCACCCCATCGGCGGGACGCCGTTGACCGGAGCCGAACTCAAGGTGTCTGCTACCGTAAACTTTAACGGTGTCTACCAGTTGCTGGAATCCGTTTTCCAGTTTGATCACTGGGAAACCGTCAATACACCGGCTGAAGGTCAGGCGTGCGGCAATGGCGAATCCAGAGAGTCGACCCTGAATCAGTATGGCTGCGCTGACCGTGTCACACTGGCCCTGAATCCGTCCAGCTCTTCGTACTACTCATTCGGCTCGAGGCAGTATTACCTTGATATCACCGGATTCTTCCAGGATGGCGAACTCGCTCACGCACTCTGGACCCAGGAGCGGACCACGAGTACTTCCCTGCTCTCGGGTATTATTCGGTCCAGCGCACTGGAAGTGCCTGAGCCCTCGTCCTTTTTGCTCGTCGTGTTGAGTTTGCTGGGCTTTCTCTCACGGAAGGTGTGGAGACGGGCGTAG